In Pedobacter sp. W3I1, one DNA window encodes the following:
- the rsmD gene encoding 16S rRNA (guanine(966)-N(2))-methyltransferase RsmD has product MRIIGGKLKGIRLQPPANLPVRPTTDMAKEALFNILNNKYDFETCTVLDLFCGTGNLTFEFASRGAESILAVDMDYGCVNWVKNTAKQYQFDQVEVRKGDVFKLLKQMTGAYDLIFADPPYNMPNIPQIPVMVKEQQLLKPDGLLIVEHQSNMKLNSQPGYTETRKYGNSSFSFFEL; this is encoded by the coding sequence ATGCGAATAATTGGTGGCAAATTAAAGGGCATCCGTTTGCAGCCCCCTGCAAATTTACCGGTGCGCCCGACTACGGATATGGCCAAAGAAGCCCTATTCAATATCCTCAACAACAAATATGATTTCGAAACCTGTACTGTGCTGGATTTATTCTGCGGTACCGGAAATTTAACTTTCGAATTTGCCTCACGTGGTGCAGAAAGTATTTTAGCGGTTGATATGGATTATGGCTGCGTAAACTGGGTTAAGAATACCGCAAAACAATACCAGTTCGATCAGGTTGAGGTACGTAAGGGCGATGTTTTTAAGTTATTGAAACAGATGACAGGTGCTTACGATCTGATCTTTGCCGATCCACCCTACAATATGCCTAACATTCCGCAGATTCCTGTGATGGTTAAAGAACAACAATTGCTTAAACCCGATGGCTTATTGATTGTAGAGCACCAAAGCAATATGAAACTGAACAGCCAGCCTGGCTATACCGAAACCAGAAAATACGGCAATTCGTCTTTCAGCTTTTTTGAGTTATAG
- a CDS encoding DUF3822 family protein, with protein MSNNSLLLVDPNFKADASANCHLLLKITNDSFSYAVISKATEEINVIFDKQGCDDVQKELKSAFETDSYLSLNYATVKAAIHTSNFIFIPDEWFDGENLAVYAKYLGSDAKVYAKHNHVLGFNTIFCLNEDVKANLPEKTDLFPQSEPLMALYNHLADESLLIDFTAVSFNVLYTKDKKIVFQNHYQSENAEEFNYFLLLMIEQLGLTDTIPVYLQGIINEDDEHYNCLLKYFNQLYFFLPAGKQNSELLADMPKHYFSGLLALDLCE; from the coding sequence ATGAGTAACAATAGTCTCTTATTAGTCGACCCAAATTTTAAAGCTGATGCATCTGCAAACTGCCATTTATTATTAAAAATAACGAATGATAGCTTTTCTTATGCTGTGATAAGTAAGGCTACAGAAGAGATTAATGTCATTTTTGATAAACAAGGTTGCGATGATGTACAGAAAGAACTAAAATCTGCCTTTGAAACCGATAGTTACCTATCATTAAACTATGCAACGGTAAAAGCGGCAATCCATACTTCTAATTTTATTTTTATCCCTGATGAGTGGTTTGATGGTGAAAACCTGGCCGTTTACGCGAAATATTTAGGTTCAGACGCTAAGGTTTATGCCAAACATAACCATGTGCTCGGATTTAATACCATTTTTTGCTTAAATGAAGATGTGAAAGCAAATCTGCCTGAAAAAACAGATTTATTTCCACAATCTGAACCACTAATGGCTTTATATAACCATTTGGCAGACGAATCTTTATTAATCGATTTTACAGCAGTATCTTTCAATGTACTGTACACAAAAGATAAAAAGATTGTTTTTCAAAACCACTATCAATCAGAAAATGCTGAAGAGTTTAATTATTTTCTTTTGTTAATGATCGAACAACTGGGCTTAACTGATACCATTCCCGTTTATTTACAAGGCATTATAAATGAAGATGATGAGCATTACAACTGCTTATTAAAATATTTCAACCAACTTTATTTCTTCCTTCCTGCTGGAAAACAGAATAGCGAATTATTGGCCGATATGCCTAAACACTATTTCAGCGGCCTGCTTGCTTTAGATTTATGCGAATAA
- a CDS encoding putative sensor domain DACNV-containing protein gives MSYKPTYKAANTIAATIEQHFVKLHKNAIAQGEIDLATQPDRKIIEAIIDVAFWSSLRKEEGHSPRISIAFLPPEQTSKPLRFAKKLALNANTLTKIAPGIERSGIHLGVWEEDGELYIWGTTLNIPNFCFVVDVSEPGLIVIKHRRIYGIGKFTNVAVLKGEQIRIVDDTSCANKDCPPILQALLDLTVLASWNDPINILIQFSVSMRAHGRGGALLIIPKGDTKWEESIIHPIQYLVQPPFCGLSNLAKQSGNQSEIFSQGAVRREVEHLAGLTAVDGATIINEEFDLIAFGAKIGRAKGKPTVEQIAFSEPIVGGEDKILYPGQLGGTRHFSVAQFVNDQPQSIGLVASQDGHFTIFSYSKKQNMVMAHRIETLLL, from the coding sequence ATGAGTTATAAGCCTACCTATAAAGCGGCAAACACCATTGCAGCAACTATTGAGCAACATTTTGTTAAACTGCATAAAAATGCAATTGCACAGGGTGAGATAGATTTGGCTACTCAACCGGATCGGAAAATAATTGAAGCGATAATTGATGTTGCTTTTTGGAGCAGTCTGCGTAAGGAGGAGGGGCATTCACCACGGATTTCGATTGCTTTTTTACCACCAGAGCAAACGTCGAAACCATTACGTTTTGCAAAAAAGCTAGCGTTAAATGCCAATACCTTAACCAAAATTGCCCCTGGAATTGAACGTTCAGGAATTCACTTAGGGGTTTGGGAAGAGGATGGTGAACTTTATATCTGGGGTACAACCCTCAATATTCCGAACTTTTGTTTTGTAGTTGATGTTTCTGAACCCGGGCTAATCGTAATTAAACACCGGAGGATTTATGGCATCGGTAAGTTTACCAATGTTGCCGTACTTAAGGGAGAGCAAATCCGCATTGTTGATGATACCAGTTGTGCAAATAAAGATTGTCCACCTATTTTGCAGGCCTTGCTAGATCTGACAGTTCTGGCCAGTTGGAACGATCCCATTAATATTTTAATTCAATTTTCGGTTTCTATGCGCGCCCATGGTCGTGGAGGGGCATTGTTAATTATACCAAAAGGAGATACCAAATGGGAAGAATCCATTATCCACCCGATACAATATTTAGTTCAACCTCCATTCTGTGGTCTATCCAATCTGGCAAAACAGAGCGGTAACCAGAGCGAAATTTTCTCTCAGGGTGCTGTTCGTCGTGAGGTAGAGCATCTAGCAGGTTTGACTGCAGTAGATGGTGCAACGATCATCAACGAAGAATTTGATCTGATTGCATTTGGTGCAAAAATTGGTCGTGCTAAAGGCAAACCCACAGTAGAACAAATTGCATTTTCGGAGCCCATTGTTGGTGGCGAAGATAAGATCCTTTATCCCGGACAGCTCGGTGGTACCAGGCACTTTTCTGTGGCACAGTTTGTTAATGATCAGCCACAGTCCATAGGTTTGGTAGCCTCTCAGGATGGCCACTTTACCATTTTCAGCTACAGCAAAAAACAAAATATGGTAATGGCACATCGCATCGAAACCTTACTTTTGTAA